The Lacrimispora xylanolytica genome has a segment encoding these proteins:
- a CDS encoding EscU/YscU/HrcU family type III secretion system export apparatus switch protein, whose amino-acid sequence MSEFKNTLNKKAVAIKYDENKNAAPVIVASGMGYMAERIIETANESGVPVYEDNSLATILTQLELGAKVPEELYQAIVDIYLYFLDYVPDIKEKLLTENSDDSNTEEIESPGTEE is encoded by the coding sequence ATGTCAGAATTTAAAAACACATTAAACAAAAAAGCAGTTGCGATTAAATACGATGAGAATAAAAATGCTGCCCCTGTCATCGTTGCTTCCGGAATGGGTTATATGGCAGAACGAATCATCGAGACCGCCAATGAAAGCGGTGTCCCGGTGTATGAGGATAATTCTCTTGCGACGATACTGACTCAGCTAGAGCTGGGGGCCAAAGTTCCGGAAGAGCTATACCAGGCAATAGTAGATATTTATTTATATTTTTTAGACTATGTACCAGACATCAAGGAAAAATTGTTGACAGAAAACTCCGATGATTCAAACACAGAGGAAATTGAATCACCTGGAACGGAGGAATAA
- a CDS encoding PilZ domain-containing protein, protein MFMECKKACIYSFAGSLLAEVEVMNGDKEVMELVINETDIWNISGETMIEFYDGKQGLVTCKCRISGMTKLPDQSAYRATCKVVKMVSENERRQALKVRIEQPVTIETSGDSGTLLHIQAEIKDISVGGVGFESKENLMENQPFSFLINTNYGCVRLKGCVIWKKEVSEMGENIGYRYGAQFLEMTPHQESMIKKFTLSERLKKQ, encoded by the coding sequence ATGTTTATGGAATGTAAAAAAGCCTGCATCTATTCATTTGCAGGCTCATTGCTTGCGGAAGTAGAAGTCATGAATGGTGACAAGGAGGTCATGGAGCTGGTCATAAATGAAACTGATATATGGAACATCAGTGGTGAGACCATGATCGAATTTTATGATGGCAAACAGGGCCTTGTGACCTGCAAATGCAGGATTTCCGGAATGACAAAGCTGCCGGATCAGTCTGCTTACCGTGCCACCTGTAAGGTAGTGAAAATGGTCAGCGAAAATGAAAGGCGACAGGCATTGAAAGTCAGAATAGAGCAGCCTGTAACCATAGAAACTTCAGGAGACAGCGGCACTCTTTTACATATCCAGGCAGAGATAAAAGATATCAGTGTTGGGGGCGTAGGTTTTGAGTCAAAAGAAAACCTTATGGAAAACCAGCCTTTTTCTTTCCTGATCAACACCAATTACGGCTGCGTCCGTCTAAAGGGCTGTGTTATCTGGAAGAAAGAAGTGTCAGAAATGGGCGAGAATATAGGCTATCGCTATGGTGCCCAATTCCTGGAAATGACTCCTCATCAGGAATCTATGATTAAAAAATTCACTCTCTCCGAGCGGCTGAAAAAACAGTAA
- a CDS encoding N-acetylmuramoyl-L-alanine amidase family protein: MKKRTMAMVILTAFCLCLIPEKVMATAAINSVSIKVGLNIEAGDRLPDIQIDKTSADCYVTAGSKEYKVTEAAWVTSTSKDMTIGEEPKMNVTLTPSNESDAYFKSSYEATKIKVNGGSYVSAKRQGSDLVVTLRAKAIKGLYAEPEDVGWKDTRLGLAVWSKGDNTSGAYEVWLYQGKKIIFKKEQVTATAYNFYPYMTEEGTYSYKIRSIPFKQEELKNGKKSNWVESDELVIRDRDVSDGTGKEADRKADGTANTEPKSGWEQQSGAWSYRHKDGTLQANSWMALDNVWYRFDQNGKMVTGWFILDSDIYYLDANGAMLTGWQKINNVWYYFYPDNGHEGPQGAAAVNWQVIDGYTYFFSNQGAMQKGWINQAGRWYYLNTIPVNLEGVMMKGLFTRDEKTYYTGEDGVMATGWHQVDGYWRYFHQDGSMAVKTTVDGYSINEEGVWEQ; the protein is encoded by the coding sequence ATGAAGAAGCGGACAATGGCCATGGTGATATTGACGGCCTTTTGTTTGTGCTTGATACCAGAAAAAGTAATGGCGACGGCTGCGATTAATTCAGTCAGCATTAAAGTAGGTCTTAATATTGAGGCAGGAGACCGCCTGCCGGATATACAGATTGATAAGACAAGTGCAGACTGCTATGTGACAGCTGGAAGCAAGGAGTATAAGGTGACAGAGGCAGCGTGGGTAACATCCACCTCAAAAGATATGACGATTGGGGAGGAACCCAAGATGAATGTTACTCTGACCCCATCCAATGAGTCTGATGCTTATTTTAAATCATCCTACGAAGCCACCAAAATTAAAGTAAATGGAGGTTCCTATGTCAGTGCAAAGCGCCAGGGAAGCGATTTAGTCGTTACACTGCGCGCCAAAGCAATCAAAGGACTTTATGCAGAACCTGAAGATGTAGGCTGGAAGGACACAAGACTTGGTTTGGCAGTCTGGTCCAAGGGAGATAATACCTCCGGTGCCTACGAAGTATGGCTCTATCAAGGAAAGAAAATTATCTTTAAAAAGGAGCAGGTAACTGCGACTGCCTATAATTTTTATCCTTACATGACAGAAGAAGGAACCTATTCTTATAAAATCCGCTCCATACCGTTTAAGCAGGAAGAATTAAAGAACGGCAAAAAAAGTAACTGGGTAGAATCCGATGAACTTGTCATCAGAGACCGGGACGTGTCTGATGGAACAGGCAAGGAAGCTGACCGTAAAGCAGACGGTACAGCAAACACTGAGCCAAAAAGTGGCTGGGAGCAACAGTCAGGCGCCTGGTCATACCGCCATAAAGACGGCACTCTTCAGGCCAATTCATGGATGGCACTTGATAATGTATGGTATCGTTTTGATCAGAATGGTAAGATGGTAACCGGCTGGTTCATCTTAGATTCTGATATTTATTATTTAGATGCCAATGGAGCCATGTTGACTGGCTGGCAGAAGATTAATAATGTCTGGTACTATTTCTATCCCGATAACGGCCATGAGGGACCTCAGGGAGCCGCTGCTGTTAATTGGCAGGTAATCGATGGCTATACCTATTTCTTTAGCAATCAGGGAGCGATGCAGAAAGGCTGGATTAATCAGGCCGGAAGATGGTATTACTTAAATACCATACCAGTAAATCTTGAAGGCGTTATGATGAAAGGTCTTTTTACACGGGATGAAAAGACATATTATACAGGTGAAGATGGAGTAATGGCTACTGGCTGGCATCAGGTGGATGGCTATTGGCGATATTTTCACCAGGATGGAAGCATGGCAGTGAAGACCACAGTGGACGGATATTCAATCAATGAGGAGGGGGTATGGGAACAATGA
- a CDS encoding N-acetylmuramoyl-L-alanine amidase family protein, which translates to MGTMIRKEGMKPYFILLSLLAFMMIILPPLKVQAAESIVIRSLNLTFKSQFGDEEILMPEITTTTSGVTIQDTLWKRDISKWKAASNERVSVILTSDTMIFAESYNRSELKVTGAKFVSAKALDNNTLEVKVDYVPVVKLGKTAKAGWSDSKKTKAVWKKVEFATGYQVALYADDKLKKRISVQTNIADLSELMDKNAVYYYEVRAIGFTADDRKYMKEGDYVTSDDTIMEYEGDTTGAWKGNTYKQEDGGVPRNSWKQILNDWYYFDGNGTRQTGWLKSGQRWYYLNPADGKLMTGWQQIDGKWYYLNTQGGEMMTGWVEIQPKIWYYFHLDGSMAYHTNIGQYWVDASGKWIS; encoded by the coding sequence ATGGGAACAATGATAAGAAAAGAAGGAATGAAACCGTATTTTATATTATTGTCCCTTCTGGCTTTTATGATGATCATTCTGCCTCCTCTAAAGGTTCAAGCGGCTGAATCCATTGTAATCCGCAGCTTAAATCTGACCTTTAAGAGCCAATTCGGTGATGAAGAAATTCTCATGCCTGAGATTACAACAACAACCTCAGGAGTTACCATTCAGGATACTCTTTGGAAGAGAGATATCAGTAAATGGAAAGCTGCTTCCAATGAGAGAGTCAGTGTAATTCTGACTTCAGATACTATGATTTTTGCAGAATCCTATAACCGCTCTGAGCTTAAAGTGACCGGAGCCAAATTTGTTTCAGCCAAAGCTTTGGATAATAATACTCTTGAAGTTAAAGTTGATTATGTACCAGTAGTGAAATTAGGAAAAACCGCAAAAGCTGGCTGGAGCGACAGCAAGAAGACGAAAGCTGTCTGGAAAAAGGTTGAATTCGCCACCGGTTATCAGGTAGCGCTTTATGCAGACGATAAGCTGAAAAAACGTATTTCCGTCCAGACAAACATAGCAGATCTATCTGAACTTATGGACAAGAATGCAGTTTATTACTATGAAGTTCGTGCAATCGGATTTACTGCCGATGACCGAAAGTATATGAAAGAAGGAGATTATGTAACTTCTGATGATACTATCATGGAGTACGAAGGAGATACTACAGGAGCTTGGAAGGGAAATACTTATAAGCAGGAAGACGGCGGTGTACCAAGAAACAGCTGGAAGCAGATTTTAAACGACTGGTATTATTTCGATGGAAATGGAACTCGTCAAACCGGCTGGTTAAAGTCAGGACAAAGGTGGTATTATTTAAACCCTGCTGATGGCAAGCTGATGACTGGCTGGCAGCAGATAGATGGTAAATGGTATTATCTAAACACCCAGGGTGGAGAGATGATGACAGGCTGGGTAGAAATTCAACCGAAAATCTGGTATTATTTTCATTTAGATGGAAGTATGGCATACCACACGAATATAGGACAATACTGGGTGGATGCTTCTGGAAAATGGATTTCATAA
- a CDS encoding lytic transglycosylase domain-containing protein has protein sequence MATIDQLKLSALTGAGIGRTNNTASKSGSEFKNVLKSIVNVPQNLEEIFKEAANKYGVPEKLLKAVAKVESNFNPSATSKKGAAGIMQLMPATAKSLGVSNPYDAKSNIMGGAKYLKEHLERFNGNVELTLAAYNAGGNNVKKYGGIPPFKETQEYVKKVIGFMGNDESLKTGSLYFSSNSKSSDNYVNQTTSNYNSYSPQGMAEINKLFQTLTSLTGQSSEADGNSLLANKTNYLYLIELMKMRMQMSSHSLGNQENTQNSTSGLL, from the coding sequence TTGGCAACAATCGACCAGCTAAAACTGTCTGCCCTTACAGGAGCAGGGATAGGACGTACAAACAATACAGCATCCAAATCCGGAAGTGAATTTAAAAACGTATTAAAATCAATTGTAAACGTCCCTCAGAATCTTGAGGAAATTTTTAAAGAAGCTGCAAACAAATATGGAGTGCCTGAAAAGCTTTTAAAGGCAGTTGCCAAGGTAGAATCTAATTTCAACCCATCCGCAACTTCAAAAAAGGGAGCAGCAGGTATCATGCAGTTGATGCCTGCAACAGCCAAATCCTTGGGAGTATCGAATCCTTATGATGCCAAAAGTAATATCATGGGAGGCGCCAAATATTTAAAAGAACATTTGGAGCGGTTCAACGGTAACGTAGAACTAACTTTGGCAGCTTACAATGCAGGTGGTAATAATGTAAAGAAATACGGAGGGATACCGCCTTTTAAAGAAACTCAGGAATATGTAAAAAAGGTAATAGGCTTTATGGGGAATGATGAATCCTTAAAGACCGGTTCCTTATATTTTTCCAGCAACTCAAAATCCTCAGATAATTATGTGAATCAAACAACTTCCAATTATAATTCCTATTCCCCTCAAGGAATGGCAGAAATCAATAAACTGTTCCAGACTTTGACGTCCCTCACCGGACAATCTTCTGAAGCAGATGGAAATTCACTACTGGCTAATAAAACAAACTACCTCTATCTAATAGAGTTGATGAAGATGCGCATGCAGATGTCATCTCACAGCTTAGGAAATCAGGAAAATACTCAGAACTCCACGAGTGGATTACTATAA